CTATCAAGATCAACAAAGCGCTGAATGAGCTTGAAGACCTCGCAGATGACTCAAACATGCAGTCGTACATACGAACGCAGCTGTGGAATGTCGTGAGTTCTCTTGAGAAATTGACTGCCCTGTAATCTTTGCGCAATCGGCGTATACTCTTTCGCGCAATCTACAATTTCTGAATAATCTGCCCTCTCAACAGCCGGTTTGGGACGATGTAGCAATCCCCTTTCCTTGTCTCAACACGCGTCTGCACAAGGCCGAAGTGGACAATCTTCCCCTCAATCCCCTGCGCAGCAATCCTGGAA
The DNA window shown above is from Candidatus Nanoarchaeia archaeon and carries:
- a CDS encoding UPF0147 family protein, with the protein product MNQFIEIIEILKTLQDDAAVPKNIRLRVQGTVTILESGEESSIKINKALNELEDLADDSNMQSYIRTQLWNVVSSLEKLTAL